Proteins found in one Coregonus clupeaformis isolate EN_2021a unplaced genomic scaffold, ASM2061545v1 scaf1668, whole genome shotgun sequence genomic segment:
- the LOC123487346 gene encoding alpha-1A adrenergic receptor-like has protein sequence MNLSTDHANLWGNGSYLEFQGGKVGTPWLSESPVNTTNSTGNGTEIGEVDLTRAIPLGLVLGAFIVFAIVGNILVILAVVTNRHLRTPTNYFIINLAIADLLLGTTVLPVSATLEILNYWVFGRIFCDIWAAVDVLCCTASIMSLCVISIDRYIGVSHPLQYPSIVTEKRALLAMLGVWVLSVVISIGPLLGWKQPPSPDDTVCLITEEPFYALFSSLGSFYIPLVVILSMYFRVYVVAKRTTKNLEAGVMRERMNTSELTLRIHRGSQLQDETGGGTGKGRVTQARSSLAVKLLKFSREKKAAKTLGVVVGMFTLCWLPFFLALPIGSFNQDFRPPETLFKVIFWLGYFNSCLNPIIYPCYSREFKLAFIRILRCQCHHRRRPGWRAYNYRTSHFNSSGHSRKNSAESGHSWKNSACFNGSQRTLPSSASPSPSYLPPCAEGDTLSTCWASAASRPSSLLPGSPADCQLGTLRGGVGGGGTQGGMSHRESSQGVFSFPCVERGGDIPEDKV, from the exons ATGAATCTGAGCACTGACCATGCCAATTTATGGGGAAATGGTTCCTATTTGGAATTTCAAGGTGGGAAAGTGGGGACACCGTGGCTTTCAGAGTCGCCTGTCAACACCACAAACTCCACTGGCAACGGGACTGAGATCGGTGAAGTGGATCTTACCCGTGCCATCCCGCTTGGCTTGGTCCTTGGGGCTTTCATCGTGTTCGCCATCGTGGGCAACATCCTCGTCATCCTGGCGGTGGTGACCAACAGGCACCTGCGGACCCCGACCAACTACTTCATTATCAACCTGGCCATCGCTGACCTGCTGCTGGGTACCACCGTGCTGCCGGTGTCTGCCACCCTGGAGATCCTCAACTACTGGGTGTTCGGCAGGATCTTCTGTGACATCTGGGCGGCGGTAGATGTTCTGTGCTGCACCGCGTCCATTATGAGCCTGTGCGTAATTTCAATCGACCGTTACATCGGGGTGAGCCACCCGCTGCAGTACCCAAGCATAGTGACCGAGAAGCGGGCACTTCTGGCCATGCTCGGGGTGTGGGTGCTCTCGGTGGTCATCTCCATTGGACCCCTCCTTGGGTGGAAGCAGCCTCCATCGCCGGACGACACGGTGTGCCTCATCACCGAGGAACCGTTTTATGCACTCTTCTCCTCCCTCGGGTCCTTCTATATACCGCTGGTTGTTATCTTGTCCATGTATTTTAGGGTTTATGTAGTTGCCAAACGGACCACCAAGAACTTGGAGGCCGGGGTGATGAGGGAGAGGATGAACACGAGCGAGCTCACGCTCAGGATCCATAGGGGATCCCAGTTGCAGGATGAGACAGGCGGAGGCACTGGCAAGGGCCGCGTGACGCAGGCGAGGAGCTCCCTGGCAGTGAAACTTCTGAAATTCTCCCGGGAGAAGAAAGCAGCAAAAACTTTGGGGGTCGTGGTTGGCATGTTTACGCTTTGTTGGCTGCCGTTCTTCCTAGCCTTACCCATTG GGTCTTTCAACCAAGACTTCCGTCCTCCTGAGACGCTGTTCAAGGTGATCTTCTGGCTGGGCTACTTCAACTCCTGTCTCAACCCCATCATCTACCCCTGCTACAGCCGAGAGTTCAAACTGGCCTTCATACGCATCCTCCG ATGCCAGTGTCACCATAGAAGACGCCCAGGATGGCGGGCTTACAACTACCGCACCTCCCACTTCAACTCCTCTGGCCACTCACGGAAGAACTCTGCAGAGTCTGGTCACTCATGGAAGAACTCTGCCTGCTTCAACGGGAGCCAGCGCACCCTGCCCTCCTcagccagccccagccccagctacctgccgccctgcgcAGAAGGGGATACCCTCTCCACCTGCTGGGCCTCAGCCGCCTCCAGGCCCTCCTCTCTGTTGCCTGGGAGTCCTGCTGACTGCCAGCTGGGGACACtgagggggggggtggggggtggagggaCTCAGGGGGGGATGTCTCACAGGGAGTCCAGCCAGGGGGTGTTCTCGTTCCCCTGTGTGGAGCGTGGAGGGGACATACCTGAGGATAAGGTTTGA